Proteins from a genomic interval of Stigmatopora nigra isolate UIUO_SnigA chromosome 19, RoL_Snig_1.1, whole genome shotgun sequence:
- the tpte gene encoding putative tyrosine-protein phosphatase TPTE isoform X1 yields the protein MNAVHFYPSLDSGVNGSVAKMDDAKVEIDNGKDDAMEPDTMYNNIRKKIAPFVMSFGFRVFGVVLILVDIVLVIVDISLPARSREVGNSLETVSLIISFFFLADLLLRIYVEGFNVYFGSKLNIIDACVVVVTLVVTMSYTFTDLSGTSLIPRVVSFLRFLRVIILVRLFRLAAQKKELEKVTRRMVSENKRRYQKDGFDLDLTYVTDRVIAMSFPSSGKQSFYRNPIKEVARFLDTKHDGHYRIYNLCSEKGYDPKFFHYRVERVFIDDHNVPSLEDMLKYTASVREWMSADPQNVIAIHCKGGKGRTGTLVCTWLIDSDQFESAQDSLEYFGERRTDKSRSSKFQGVETPSQSRYVGYYQIMKTKFDRQLPPPKSLKIKSIRIHSIAGVGRGNGSDLRVKIIVRKELVFQCVCATQENCKVFPDVAGNAAVISLQDGPEVQGDVKVMFESTAGIPKGYEDVPFYFWFNTAFVSDNKLFLPREELDNPHKPKMWHLYKEDFGVTVSFVDI from the exons atgaaTGCGGTCCACTTCTACCCGAGTTTGGATTCTGGTGTAAATGG aagtgTGGCAAAGATGGATGATGCCAAAGTGGAGATTGACAATGGAAAAGATGATGCTATGGAACCAGACACAATGTATAA CAATATCAGGAAGAAGATTGCCCCTTTTGTTATGTCCTTTGGATTCCG TGTATTTGGAGTGGTACTAATCCTGGTTGACATTGTACTGGTCATTGTGGACATTTCCTTACCAGCCAGAAGCAGAGAAGTTGGGAACTCTCTGGAGACGGTATCGCTGATCATTTCCTTCTTCTTCCTGGCTGATCTTCTTCTCAGGATCTATGTGGAAGG gTTTAATGTTTACTTTGGCTCCAAATTGAACATCATTGATGCATGTGTTGTGGTGGTCACATTGGTGGTCACCATGAGTTATACTTTCACTGACCTGTCTGGAACCAGCCTTATTCCTAG GGTGGTTTCCTTTTTGCGTTTCTTGAGAGTTATCATCCTGGTGAGGTTGTTCAGACTGGCGGCTCAGAAGAAAGAGTTGGAGAAAGTTACCAGGAGGATG GTGTCCGAGAATAAGCGGCGCTACCAGAAGGACGGTTTTGACCTGGATCTCACCTATGTCACGG ATCGTGTCATTGCCATGTCTTTTCCTTCCTCTGGGAAGCAGTCATTTTACAGGAACCCTATCAAG GAGGTGGCAAGATTCCTTGACACTAAACACGATGGCCATTATCGAATTTATAACCTTTGCA GTGAGAAGGGCTACGACCCAAAGTTCTTCCACTATCGTGTTGAACGGGTTTTCATCGATGACCACAACGTTCCTTCTTTGGA GGACATGCTGAAATACACAGCCAGTGTGAGAGAGTGGATGTCAGCCGATCCACAGAACGTCATCGCTATTCATTGCAAAGGAGGGAAAG GCCGTACTGGCACTCTGGTGTGCACCTGGCTTATTGACAGTGATCAGTTTGAGAGTGCACAG GACAGCCTGGAGTATTTTGGGGAGAGAAGAACAGACAAGAGTCGAAGCTCTAAGTTTCAAGGAGTGGAAACGCCTTCCCAG AGCAGGTATGTGGGCTATTACCAAATCATGAAGACAAAATTCGACAGGCAGCTTCCTCCTCCGAAAAGCCTCAAGATCAAAAGCATCCGCATCCACTCCATAGCAG GTGTGGGCAGAGGTAACGGCAGCGACTTAAGGGTGAAGATAATAGTACGGAAGGAGCTTGTATTTCAGTGTGTGTGCGCCACACAGGAAAATTGTAAA gtGTTTCCCGACGTAGCCGGCAATGCAGCAGTCATTAGCCTGCAAGATGGACCTGAGGTTCAAGGAGATGTTAAAGTCATGTTTGAGTCCACTGCT GGCATTCCTAAAGGATATGAAGATGTTCCCTTTTACTTCTGGTTCAATACTGCCTTTGTATCGGATAACAA GCTGTTTTTACCTCGAGAGGAACTGGATAACCCTCACAAACCCAAAATGTGGCATTTGTATAAGGAGGACTTTGGGGTCACTGTGTCCTTTGTGGATATCTAA
- the fgl1b gene encoding fibrinogen like 1B: protein METFPVFILFILVFPTETSSNQISGCSPDVTALKRSIRKLENRLRIGAWQVEHLQRHKYFRPIRTPTSSNNGSETSGSSNMTIVKPLSPAGSLIVHDRDCSELFDRIRPPSGFYRIRPKIHQEPFLVYCDMDDGGGWTVFQKRRHGKVDFDRDWVDYKDGFGDFKLWNDEFWLGNEHIYDLLSEGRNLVKIDLMDWAGERNYAFYEKFRITNEADRYRLKYSLYSGKAGDALAAGGGMVEQWSAGLNGMQFSTKDQDNDRYLQGSCAQENNAGWWYNRCHMANLNGKFYRKGEYKGQYDNGVVWGTWKGLWYSLRHTTMKVRPVLFLDAMGSGDGEG, encoded by the exons ATGGAG ACTTTcccagtgtttatcctgttcaTCCTGGTTTTCCCAACGGAGACCTCATCAAACCAGATCTCA GGATGCAGTCCAGATGTCACAGCTCTCAAACGCAGCATACGGAAACTGGAAAACAGACTCCGAATCGGCGCTTGGCAGGTGGAACACTTGCAGAGGCATAAATACTTTCGTCCGATTCGGACGCCGACGAGCTCCAACAACGGCAGCGAAACGTCGGGAAGCTCCAACATGACCATCGTGAAGCCTCTTTCACCAGCAGGAAGCCTAATTGTCCATGACAGAG ATTGTTCTGAGCTGTTTGACCGAATAAGACCACCTAGTGGCTTTTACCGTATCAGGCCTAAAATCCATCAGGAGCCATTTTTGGTCTACTGTGACATGGATGATGGAGGAGGCTGGACAGTCTTCCAGAAACGGCGACATGGAAAAGTTGACTTTGACAG AGACTGGGTGGATTATAAGGATGGCTTTGGTGACTTTAAACTGTGGAATGATGAGTTTTGGTTGGGAAATGAACACATCTATGACCTGCTTTCGGAAG GTAGGAATTTGGTGAAGATAGACCTAATGGACTGGGCCGGGGAGAGAAATTATGCATTTTATGAGAAGTTCCGCATCACAAATGAAGCT gATCGCTATCGACTGAAGTACAGCCTTTACAGTGGGAAAGCTGGGGATGCTCTTGCAGCTGGAGGTGGCATGGTGGAACAGTGGTCTGCAGGCCTTAATGGCATGCAATTCAGCACTAAGGATCAG GACAATGACCGTTACCTTCAAGGTAGCTGTGCCCAGGAGAACAATGCAGGTTGGTGGTACAACAG ATGCCACATGGCCAATCTGAATGGAAAGTTCTATCGCAAAGGGGAATATAAAGGCCAATATGACAATGGTGTGGTGTGGGGCACATGGAAGGGGCTTTGGTACTCGCTGAGGCACACCACTATGAAGGTGCGCCCAGTGCTTTTCTTGGATGCCATGGGCAGCGGTGATGGGGAAGGTTAA
- the tpte gene encoding putative tyrosine-protein phosphatase TPTE isoform X2, whose amino-acid sequence MDDAKVEIDNGKDDAMEPDTMYNNIRKKIAPFVMSFGFRVFGVVLILVDIVLVIVDISLPARSREVGNSLETVSLIISFFFLADLLLRIYVEGFNVYFGSKLNIIDACVVVVTLVVTMSYTFTDLSGTSLIPRVVSFLRFLRVIILVRLFRLAAQKKELEKVTRRMVSENKRRYQKDGFDLDLTYVTDRVIAMSFPSSGKQSFYRNPIKEVARFLDTKHDGHYRIYNLCSEKGYDPKFFHYRVERVFIDDHNVPSLEDMLKYTASVREWMSADPQNVIAIHCKGGKGRTGTLVCTWLIDSDQFESAQDSLEYFGERRTDKSRSSKFQGVETPSQSRYVGYYQIMKTKFDRQLPPPKSLKIKSIRIHSIAGVGRGNGSDLRVKIIVRKELVFQCVCATQENCKVFPDVAGNAAVISLQDGPEVQGDVKVMFESTAGIPKGYEDVPFYFWFNTAFVSDNKLFLPREELDNPHKPKMWHLYKEDFGVTVSFVDI is encoded by the exons ATGGATGATGCCAAAGTGGAGATTGACAATGGAAAAGATGATGCTATGGAACCAGACACAATGTATAA CAATATCAGGAAGAAGATTGCCCCTTTTGTTATGTCCTTTGGATTCCG TGTATTTGGAGTGGTACTAATCCTGGTTGACATTGTACTGGTCATTGTGGACATTTCCTTACCAGCCAGAAGCAGAGAAGTTGGGAACTCTCTGGAGACGGTATCGCTGATCATTTCCTTCTTCTTCCTGGCTGATCTTCTTCTCAGGATCTATGTGGAAGG gTTTAATGTTTACTTTGGCTCCAAATTGAACATCATTGATGCATGTGTTGTGGTGGTCACATTGGTGGTCACCATGAGTTATACTTTCACTGACCTGTCTGGAACCAGCCTTATTCCTAG GGTGGTTTCCTTTTTGCGTTTCTTGAGAGTTATCATCCTGGTGAGGTTGTTCAGACTGGCGGCTCAGAAGAAAGAGTTGGAGAAAGTTACCAGGAGGATG GTGTCCGAGAATAAGCGGCGCTACCAGAAGGACGGTTTTGACCTGGATCTCACCTATGTCACGG ATCGTGTCATTGCCATGTCTTTTCCTTCCTCTGGGAAGCAGTCATTTTACAGGAACCCTATCAAG GAGGTGGCAAGATTCCTTGACACTAAACACGATGGCCATTATCGAATTTATAACCTTTGCA GTGAGAAGGGCTACGACCCAAAGTTCTTCCACTATCGTGTTGAACGGGTTTTCATCGATGACCACAACGTTCCTTCTTTGGA GGACATGCTGAAATACACAGCCAGTGTGAGAGAGTGGATGTCAGCCGATCCACAGAACGTCATCGCTATTCATTGCAAAGGAGGGAAAG GCCGTACTGGCACTCTGGTGTGCACCTGGCTTATTGACAGTGATCAGTTTGAGAGTGCACAG GACAGCCTGGAGTATTTTGGGGAGAGAAGAACAGACAAGAGTCGAAGCTCTAAGTTTCAAGGAGTGGAAACGCCTTCCCAG AGCAGGTATGTGGGCTATTACCAAATCATGAAGACAAAATTCGACAGGCAGCTTCCTCCTCCGAAAAGCCTCAAGATCAAAAGCATCCGCATCCACTCCATAGCAG GTGTGGGCAGAGGTAACGGCAGCGACTTAAGGGTGAAGATAATAGTACGGAAGGAGCTTGTATTTCAGTGTGTGTGCGCCACACAGGAAAATTGTAAA gtGTTTCCCGACGTAGCCGGCAATGCAGCAGTCATTAGCCTGCAAGATGGACCTGAGGTTCAAGGAGATGTTAAAGTCATGTTTGAGTCCACTGCT GGCATTCCTAAAGGATATGAAGATGTTCCCTTTTACTTCTGGTTCAATACTGCCTTTGTATCGGATAACAA GCTGTTTTTACCTCGAGAGGAACTGGATAACCCTCACAAACCCAAAATGTGGCATTTGTATAAGGAGGACTTTGGGGTCACTGTGTCCTTTGTGGATATCTAA